In Musa acuminata AAA Group cultivar baxijiao chromosome BXJ2-8, Cavendish_Baxijiao_AAA, whole genome shotgun sequence, one genomic interval encodes:
- the LOC135620198 gene encoding 1-acyl-sn-glycerol-3-phosphate acyltransferase PLS1-like isoform X1, translating into MAMAAALVVVPLGLLFLLSGLIVNLIQATIYITIRPFSKSLFRRINRVVAELLWLQLIWLVDWWAGVKVQLYADSKTFELMGKEHALVICNHKSDIDWLVGWILSQRSGCLGSTLAVMKKSSKFLPVIGWSMWFTEYLFLERSWAKDENILTLGLQHLKDFPRPFWLALFVEGTRFTPAKLIAAQEYAASQGLPIPRNVLIPRTKGFVSAVSIMRPFVPAIYDVTVAIPSDQPPPTMLRILKGQSSVVHVHMKRHAMTDLPETDEGVAQWCKDIFVAKDALLDRYQSEGTFGIEQRQIGRPMKSLLVVAFWFSLLSYATFRFFKWTELLSTWKGVALTTAALLMVTMIMHIFIRFSQSEHSTTARAARNRARKE; encoded by the exons ATGGCAATGGCTGCGGCGTTGGTGGTGGTGCCCCTCGGCCTTCTGTTCCTCCTGTCGGGGCTAATTGTGAACCTCATTCAG GCTACAATTTACATCACAATACGACCTTTCTCGAAAAGTCTCTTCAGGAGGATTAACAGAGTGGTGGCTGAATTACTATGGCTCCAGCTCATCTGGCTTGTCGATTGGTGGGCTGGTGTTAAG GTTCAATTATATGCAGATTCTAAAACTTTTGAATTGATGG GTAAGGAGCATGCACTTGTCATTTGCAACCACAAAAGTGACATTGATTGGCTTGTTGGATGGATTTTATCTCAG CGCTCAGGTTGCCTTGGAAGCACTTTAGCGGTGATGAAGAAATCATCAAAGTTTCTGCCA GTTATTGGTTGGTCAATGTGGTTTACTGAGTACCTCTTTCTTGAAAGAAGCTGGGCTAAGGATGAGAACATACTTACG TTGGGTTTACAACATTTGAAGGACTTCCCTAGACCATTTTGGCTGGCTTTGTTTGTTGAGGGGACACGTTTTACACCAGCAAAACTTATAGCAGCACAAGAATATGCAGCTTCACAAGGTCTTCCTATCCCTAGGAATGTTCTCATTCCCCGGACCAAG GGTTTTGTTTCAGCAGTAAGCATCATGCGCCCTTTTGTTCCTGCTATCTATGACGTAACAGTAGCTATTCCTTCTGATCAACCTCCACCAACGATGCTTAGGATTCTGAAAGGGCAATCTTCAGTG GTACATGTCCACATGAAGCGCCATGCAATGACCGATCTGCCTGAAACAGATGAGGGAGTGGCACAGTGGTGTAAAGACATATTTGTGGCTAAG GATGCTTTACTGGATAGATACCAATCAGAGGGTACTTTTGGCATTGAACAAAGACAAATTGGTCGGCCTATGAAGTCTTTGCTG GTCGTGGCATTTTGGTTTAGTCTCCTATCATATGCTACCTTCAGATTCTTCAAATGGACTGAACTCTTGTCAACATGGAAAGGAGTTGCACTCACCACAGCAGCGTTATTAATGGTTACTATGATTATGCACATTTTTATCCGTTTTTCTCAGTCCGAGCATTCAACCACGGCCAGAGCTGCACGGAACCGAGCAAGGAAAGAGTAA
- the LOC135620198 gene encoding 1-acyl-sn-glycerol-3-phosphate acyltransferase PLS1-like isoform X2 has translation MAMAAALVVVPLGLLFLLSGLIVNLIQATIYITIRPFSKSLFRRINRVVAELLWLQLIWLVDWWAGVKVQLYADSKTFELMGKEHALVICNHKSDIDWLVGWILSQRSGCLGSTLAVMKKSSKFLPVIGWSMWFTEYLFLERSWAKDENILTLGLQHLKDFPRPFWLALFVEGTRFTPAKLIAAQEYAASQGLPIPRNVLIPRTKGFVSAVSIMRPFVPAIYDVTVAIPSDQPPPTMLRILKGQSSVVHVHMKRHAMTDLPETDEGVAQWCKDIFVAKDALLDRYQSEGTFGIEQRQIGRPMKSLLMSWYDMDCAFESNIANIMI, from the exons ATGGCAATGGCTGCGGCGTTGGTGGTGGTGCCCCTCGGCCTTCTGTTCCTCCTGTCGGGGCTAATTGTGAACCTCATTCAG GCTACAATTTACATCACAATACGACCTTTCTCGAAAAGTCTCTTCAGGAGGATTAACAGAGTGGTGGCTGAATTACTATGGCTCCAGCTCATCTGGCTTGTCGATTGGTGGGCTGGTGTTAAG GTTCAATTATATGCAGATTCTAAAACTTTTGAATTGATGG GTAAGGAGCATGCACTTGTCATTTGCAACCACAAAAGTGACATTGATTGGCTTGTTGGATGGATTTTATCTCAG CGCTCAGGTTGCCTTGGAAGCACTTTAGCGGTGATGAAGAAATCATCAAAGTTTCTGCCA GTTATTGGTTGGTCAATGTGGTTTACTGAGTACCTCTTTCTTGAAAGAAGCTGGGCTAAGGATGAGAACATACTTACG TTGGGTTTACAACATTTGAAGGACTTCCCTAGACCATTTTGGCTGGCTTTGTTTGTTGAGGGGACACGTTTTACACCAGCAAAACTTATAGCAGCACAAGAATATGCAGCTTCACAAGGTCTTCCTATCCCTAGGAATGTTCTCATTCCCCGGACCAAG GGTTTTGTTTCAGCAGTAAGCATCATGCGCCCTTTTGTTCCTGCTATCTATGACGTAACAGTAGCTATTCCTTCTGATCAACCTCCACCAACGATGCTTAGGATTCTGAAAGGGCAATCTTCAGTG GTACATGTCCACATGAAGCGCCATGCAATGACCGATCTGCCTGAAACAGATGAGGGAGTGGCACAGTGGTGTAAAGACATATTTGTGGCTAAG GATGCTTTACTGGATAGATACCAATCAGAGGGTACTTTTGGCATTGAACAAAGACAAATTGGTCGGCCTATGAAGTCTTTGCTG ATGTCATGGTATGATATGGACTGTGCGTTTGAGTCTAATATTGCAAAtatcatgatatga
- the LOC135620199 gene encoding polyadenylate-binding protein RBP47B'-like has translation MDPSQQQQWVQSHHHQAWAAAAPPTTSSHGYHQPATLEEVRSLWIGDLQYWVDESYLHNCFAHTGEVVSVKIIRNKITGLPEGYGFIEFVSHPAAERILQTYNGAQMPGTEQTFRLNWASFGIGERRPDAGPDHSIFVGDLASDVTDYLLQETFRANYPSVRGAKVVTDPNTGRSKGYGFVKFADEMERNRAMTEMNGVYCSSRPMRISAATPKKTTGLQQQYPAAKALYPATTYTVAQLPPVPPDNDITNTTIFVGCLDPNVTEEELKQICSQFGDIIYVKIPAGKGCGFVQFVARASAEEAIQKLHGSMIGQQIVRLSWGRSPASKQDPTMAWSQQADPNQWAGAYYGYGYDAYAYGASQDPSLYAYGAYAGYGQYPQQVESVPEMTHMVGAVPSMEQREENYDPLAIPDVDKLNAQYLAVHGNAMLGRHLWLKTSLS, from the exons ATGGATCCATCGCAGCAGCAACAGTGGGTGCAATCCCACCACCACCAAGCTTGGGCCGCCGCAGCCCCCCCCACCACTTCTTCCCACGGATACCACCAGCCGGCCACCCTCGAGGAGGTCCGTAGCCTATGGATCGGGGACCTCCAGTACTGGGTCGACGAGAGCTACCTCCACAACTGCTTCGCCCACACCGGGGAG GTAGTATCAGTAAAAATTATTCGCAACAAGATAACAGGGCTTCCTGAAGGGTATGGGTTTATAGAGTTTGTTTCACATCCGGCTGCTGAAAGAATTCTGCAGACATATAATGGAGCTCAAATGCCTGGCACAGAACAGACTTTTAGGCTGAATTGGGCCTCCTTTGGAATTGGAGAAAGGCGCCCTGATGCTGGACCTGACCATTCCATCTTTGTGGGAGATTTAGCATCTGATGTGACAGATTACTTGTTACAAGAGACATTTCGTGCCAACTATCCATCAGTTAGAGGTGCCAAGGTTGTCACTGATCCTAATACAGGACGTTCAAAGGGTTATGGTTTTGTTAAATTTGCTGATGAGATGGAAAGAAATCGTGCAATGACTGAAATGAATGGTGTCTATTGCTCCTCACGGCCCATGCGAATAAGTGCTGCCACACCTAAGAAAACTACTGGTCTCCAGCAACAGTATCCGGCTGCAAAAG CTTTATATCCAGCTACGACATATACAGTGGCACAGCTGCCACCTGTTCCACCAGACAATGATATCACAAACACAACT ATATTTGTTGGTTGTTTGGACCCTAACGTCACAGAAGAGGAACTGAAACAAATATGTTCTCAGTTTGGTGATATTATATATGTGAAGATTCCAGCTGGTAAAGGATGTGGCTTTGTGCAGTTTGTAGCTAG GGCATCTGCTGAGGAAGCAATACAGAAGCTTCATGGATCCATGATTGGTCAGCAAATCGTCAGGCTTTCATGGGGTAGAAGTCCAGCAAGTAAGCAG GACCCGACCATGGCATGGAGTCAGCAAGCGGATCCTAATCAATGGGCAGGTGCTTATTATGGTTATGGTTACGATGCATATGCATACGGAGCATCTCAAGACCCGTCCTTGTATGCATATGGAGCTTATGCTGGATATGGTCAATACCCTCAACAG GTCGAATCTGTACCTGAAATGACACATATGGTTGGTGCAGTTCCAAGCATGgagcagagggaggagaactacgATCCCTTGGCCATACCTGACGTTGACAA GTTGAACGCTCAATACCTCGCCGTTCATGGAAACGCCATGCTGGGGAGGCATTTGTGGTTGAAGACCTCCCTGTCTTAA